ACTAATAAGAATTCCAAGAAGTAATTATTGGATTTACAGCAACTTTTTTGTTTTAGGAAGGCTTCGTCAAATTGTGAATATAAATGGTTAGGGTTATAACAGACAAGGTGGATGGTGCGAATTTTTAATTGAAGCGaatgtaaaatataaagaaCCAAACACAAACAGCATACTTCTTTTCAGTTCTCAGGAACTTTAAAGATATTAGTTTCACTTGTGTAACCAGGAAGATAATCCAGGGCTCACAGATGAGATGACTGATCCACCTGCGGCGTTTGTTGGATTTATGTATGGATTTGTAGAAGTTCTTATAataaaatttatattttttaaatgaaaatattttCTCTATCATGCTTGAAAGTAATTTTGTAGTATTTTTGCAAAATACTTTAAACCATGCCTTCAATGTTCTGTGCAGGTAGAtgtactaaaaagaaaaatcagagtAAGAGGAAGGCATCCAGTGACAATGTATTATGTTCTACTGAAAGGAGATGCTGTATCTGTAATACTGTATACTAAGGATGCAAACGATGGATATGAACTCAGTCAATACCACAATGTAGACCATGAGTGGACAGCAGCTGAATTTGAGGGGAGGAAGAATGTTTATGTTCCTACTTCATTAGTGAGATTTGATGTCTGTAATTGTATAGAAAAAACAAAGGACCAAAGTAATAAAACCTATCTGACATTGTTCTCTTTCCTGCAGGACCGCTGTTCTTCAGATTGCACTGATTGTTGTCCACGTGTTTCTCTCTGTGAGCAATGCTACAGACTGGCTGAAACGTGTAACTACCGCATGCCAACCATCCGCTCGTTCCTGCCTAACTCATGCTGTTCACCATCCGTAAGTAAACCTTTAAACAAGTCAACATTATGCTTCCATCAGAGGAGGCTTGATCACCTAACTCACAAATAAAATCATGTAAACATTTCCACAATCCATTTTACTACTTTCCTGGTAGCTGTGATGTAGAAGCTGCAGGGAAATCCAACAATGAAAACTATTTTAGAAAATCACTATTGATGGTCAGTTGTTGATGGAACTTGTCTGTGATGGTACGCTTTTGCATCCATTCATTACACTGCAATGAATGGGCTTGTAATTTACCCAATACACTTGAATTGAATGAATAAGTATATTTTTGTGGACTGATCTATTTTTGATAACTTGAGCCAAGTTGGTAATAACTGGGGCTCATTCAGGAACTAAACCTGGGACCTCTCACACCCCTAGTTTCAGCGGCAACCACCAGTTTAACTTCCTCCACAGAACCAGGAAGGCGAGCCTAATAGGGCTTTAACAAGttcacatgaaaaacaaatgtttccCTCTTACAATTAATACCAAATACCTTGTAGTTTTTATCAGAAACTTCATCAACAACTAAATATAGACCAGATAAACAAGTTTAGAGTTACAGGAAGGGTAAAACATACATCTCTCTGCTCTACAAGAGACACATTCCTTTATCTTTCTTTGGATATTCATCATCTTTTGGATTCATTAAGGGTTTCATTGTGGTACGGACTATAAAATTAAGAAATTTAGTTAAATATTTGTTCAGATGACAGAAATAAAATTCTCAAGTTCAACACATGGTACAATTGATTAGACAAGAAGTTAAGCACAGTTAATGAAGGGAGACATTAATTGTTAAAtggcaaaacaaagcaaaatcaaaacaaaacatactCAAATAACGCTGTAATTTGAAAACCTGTTGAGTTTTCATACTTTCATACGCTTCaacacattttctgaaaacagtcCCAAATAGTTTTGggtttggtttttttgtttgtgtcagAGGGGTTCCCAATCAGGAAGAGATGTGTGTAAAATGAGGGCATTTTGGGTGCTTAAAATAATCTGCAACATTTTTTAGGAAGGAATGATCATAGTCCTTAATTTATGTGTGGATTCTCTGTCTCCACCTGCTGCAAACTGGAGCTTCACAGAACTGTAAAATATTTATagaaaaaatgtttgaatgtaAGCTCTTTTATATTCAGACCAtgcgagaaaaaaaacacccttaTAGGTGCAGGGAAGGCTTGATTAATTATTGGTGATCTTAATTTAAGCAATaccacttatttttttcttattttttgaatttGAGCAGTCAGCTCTCTTTCTTCTTGGTGCActgctgtatttttaaaacccCTTCCCCCCTCTCCAACCCCCCACAGTGTGCCAACATGGACTGTTCCTGCGCCTGTCAGCCTCCGGCGTGTGAAGACTTCAGCTGTTTCTGCTTGGAGATCCGGATCAAGTAAAGGACAAAGGTGgacatgtttttgcacttcacACTTTTCATTTTATGCCTTTAGTTTGAGAGTTTACGTTACAAGGTGACATGAACAGTTGGAATTGAAGTCTCAGGCCGACTTCATTATCCGGGTCTTAAACCTCTTGTTGTTGTGTATCGACATGACTTCTTCTCCTTTACTCACTTCAAATCAACCTGTTACTGCCTCAAATACTATAGCTTGTTCATTTTCCAGAGTGTTTTTCCCCCACTGTAATAAACTGAGTTAACAACACTATTTATAAgaactgtgatggactggtgacctgtccagggtgtacccctacCTTTCACCTGAAGAGAGCTTGGATTTGCTCGGgtagacccctgtgaccctaaaGTTTGAGTACGGTACAGTGTGGTGGAGCTGATGTCTGTCTGGTCTGCTGCTCAGGACTGATGCTCCAGAAGGTTTGTTCCACTGAAGTTCATAGCAACTATAAAAACACGGATACACCTTTACAAAAATGCTGGTGGAGGCCATGGACCCCTGAGTAGTGGAGGTTGGCAGACTGATTTCCAGCCTGACCACATACTGAAGACCGTTGGACACTAAACTCCACTTTGTGCCCTGATATGTTCATCTATCTCtgattattgaaaaaaaaaaacacttttatttcGTTATAcactttttgtatgtttttttattaaaatttgaaGCTTCTAAAGTGGTTTAATTAATTTgaattttctttccttttttggaTTTATACACAAtatgaaaacatgttttctgaACACTAGTTTCATATTTTGTATCTGAGGTAGTGGACTGAAGACGAGGAACATCGAAGCAGCTGTTTCAATCATGACATCTGgaatttgtctttattcttctaAATAATTCTGTCCACATAAAAATACAGGATAcaacaaaaatgttattacaatacaaATTATACAGTGCAAAATTGTCTCTCCATATACTGCAATTCCAAGaagaattaaaatatttaatataaCTGCTGTAACAAAACAGGTCTTATTCATCAAGAGTAAAGTACCAAATCACAGTGCCTGACTATGTTTAGAACATTATCTGGTCAATTACCACTACAACactttattattcatttcacaaaaaaaaagaaatctaaacACAAAGCAGTGTGTGAAAAACTAAATACTCTATGATTCAACAGCTTTTAAAACCTGTGGTAACATGAATTCATAATTTTCTGTTTGGCAGTTCTCAGTTGCTCACATCATTGTGGGTCGATCTTTACAGGGAAGGAATTCAGTTTAAACACGTTTATcctaaataaatacaaagaaaataCCTTAATCCAATTAAGATTTTTCACCACAAACTCTAAAACTGCACAGGAGTAGGTTGTCTTTTAGAGTAAACACACTTTTTCATTGAATTTGTTTAATGTCAAATGTTAACTTTAGTGTGAATTTGCAGTGCTTTTATTAATGTGAAATCAAAAACACAACGCTCATTAAATTTAGAAACACTGCAACAAAGAtaagaatgttttattttgaatattGTTAACATTAATTACTTTtagtttaaaagaaaacattttcatgGCATTATCTGAGGTAGGTAGATAATAGATAAGACTTTCAGACAACACAAACTTCTGGATTAATTTCCAGTCCATACATCTAAAAGCATCTTCAAAAAGTCTTCATTTTAACATTCTTTAAATCATGCCGGTGCTACCATTAAAGTAGCACAGTGATATACTTTCCAACGTATTAGTAATAAGTGCAGAAACAAGCATTTTTAcatatgagattaaaaaaaaaaacaaccttgtaAGTGTCATTCAAAGTTTGCCTGAATTCGTTTGTGCGAGTCTCATCATGTAAGATGTTCAATTAACTCCTCTGAGAAGGTGTGGAGACACAAGGCGAGGATGAGGAGGTTGATGCAGTGGAAAAAGGAGAAAGGAGCGTGAGCCCCGCTGGCGGTGGCAGCGGTGGTGGTGGTCGAGTCGCTGCTGGTGTTTGTACTGTTGTTGGCAGTGACATTGCTGGAGGAAGTTGGGGACAAGAAAGTCCCCAGTGACCGAGTTAAGAAGCTCTGAAATTGGCTCAGCTTTTCAAAGACCATCACTTTATCCTCTCGTTTTTGCCTGCTGGAGGGGCTTGCAAATGACAAAACCACTGCCTGGAACCAAGCGCTGTCCAACTTACACATGAGCGGGTTTCCAGAGTCACCCTGAGCAACAAGAAGAAACTTTAATCAATGAGTTTTGAtgggctgcaaaatgtgcttcaCAGACAATGTTTTCTTGTGCAGTAAAGAAATACcgtatctaatctaatctaatatctAACCAGCCATCCTCATGACAGCGTCTACGTGTGCAGAGAAGGTCGTGGTAAACTGCTGAAGTTCAAACTGATATTATTATTCAGGTGGTGTGAGTTCTCTGGGTGAAAACatcttgttgatgccagaggtcaacTTAATGGTGCTTGGGGCCTGTCCAGTATTCCCTCCCGTCATGTGGTACAACTCAATAATGATCAGCTGTCTTCACCATAGAGTCCAATATAACAGTATACAGTCGTCCTGCTATTctcaaaaaaagaagggaaaaaacaacaacccatAAAGTGTACCATAAGTAAGCTAACTCTGCATCTTGCTGCGCTCCCAGGAGGATTCCTGAGTAAAGGGCTATCTCTGTCTTTCCAGTATCTTTTAATCGGTCGTCACCAGGGATAAGTTTCCCCCAACATTTACAGATCTTGGGGTCTAATTTTGGCCAGAAGCAACacatttagaaatgttaaacaCTAGTCATCCATAATCTCATCACTTACCTCCTCCAGTGCAAAGAGTCCTGTACAAATGCTCTCACTTGTTGATATATTCCCACAATTTAACACTGAGGTCTGCAATTCCTGCATGACTTGTTCTTCTAAAGTTTCGGGAAAAATAAGAAAGCAGGAATGATTAAATCACCCTGATGTGCATTGATGTAGGACTGTTGTTTTAGTCTTGGTGTTGTGGACTCACCTCCTCCTTGTCCGGAGCTCCAACCAGCTGTCCAGCACACTGAACCCACGGGGAAGGTTTTTCCATCATCCAGACAAATGGGCTGGATGTAGTCAGACAGGGTGGGCTGGGTGGACAGTTTAAGCAGTGCAATGTTGGATCCCGTCATGTTACTCAGGGTGATGTTGGTCACGTTCAGCGACACCTCAAAGGGGTTGGATCCATTCTGCCTCAAACGACCCAACACAACCGTCCACTCAGACGCATTGGGGGAGCTGTGGGGGAGAAGACGAGCTGAACTACGACGGCTTTAACTGAAAACATCTCACAAGTTTAAAACAACGGCTGGACCTTTATAGGTTTAATACATGCGTTGGTCACCTTGGGAAGCAGTTGGCATTGCTCATCACAGAGTCCACAGCCACCAGCGTCCCACCACACACATGCCGCCCATCCTTCTGCAGGCTCGCCATCCACGGCCACACACCGGCCTTCGCCACCGAACTTCCACCCGAAATACGAGAATTCTGTGGGGCTCTTCCACAGACCAACGCTGGAGGGAAAAACCACAGGCAGGCTCCTTAAATCTCTCTCTCACATAGACAGAAAATAATACTTGTAATCAATGCTACAATAGATGCCAGGCTGAATTTTGCACAAAATAACACACAAGACAATTTGGATGCTTGTGATTTGAGTAAACAGTAGCTCCATTTAAAGCAtcacaaatacatttttgtaattttttttttacccaagaGCATTGTAAAAAAGACTATAAGGGGGGCATTATAGTCTTTTTTACAATGCTCTCTAAGATTTATTCTTGTTTGGTCTGTAGCAACTGAACCAATTATtcctttaaataataaaaaaagatgtttgaacgtgaaaaaaagtattttttcctgCTTTAAGAGATCATAATATACATTCATCTGTTATACAGAGTACACAAATAGATAGAAATAGATTTTTTACAAAGTCTGAACATGATAAATACTCACGTCTGGGCGATGTGATTTGAGAGAGAGTCGTTGGGGGCGTTGTGGTGGTGGttgtagttgtggttggtgatgcagtggttgtggtggtggttgttgttgtggttggtgaTGCAGTGGTTGTGGTGgtggttgttgttgtggttggtgaTGCAGTGGTTGTGGTGGTGGTTGTTTTGGCTGGTGAAGTGGGGATTGATGTAGTTGTGGTGGTAAAGCTGGCTGGTGAGGTGGTGTTTGTAACTGTCGTAATAATGATTTTTGTTGATGATGGGGTGGTTGTGGTGGTGGCAGTTGTAGTTGTGGTCTTTGTATTTGTTGTTAGGATGGTTGTAGTAGGTGAGGCAGTGCTTGGTGTGGTGGAAGCAGTGGTGGTTGAAATAGGCGGCAGGCCTGGACATGAAACGCTGAGGTCACTGTCAGTCCCGTTGGACGTGAAGCTAATGAAGCCTGGCTGGCTGCTGCTGATCTGGTTTTTGATCCAGGTCTCGTACTGGGACACTCTGGCGTAGACTCCTGGGAAGTTAGGCTGTGCACAACCTATTCCAAAACTCACAATTCCTCCTTGAATCCAACGACTGCCCTGTTTGCTCACCAGTGGACCTCCTGAGTCTCCCTTTAAGAGCAAAGATAATTTGTTGTGAGCAGGGagtgaagaaggaaaaaaacaagtaaatctGATCTAAACAGGTAAAGATGATCACCTGACAAGAGTCCTTTCCTCCTTCTTCTAATCCAGCACACATCATGTTGTCAGTGATTTGATTCACGCCATAACTACACTTACACTGTCTGTTTCCCACGACTGGCACCTCCACTTCCATCAAGTTCTTTGGGGAAGGGAGGTCAACTAAGGGGATACAAATCAAGTTTAATAAACATCATACAACCCATTGAATTTGTAATCTCTGATGGCAAACACATGAATATCTAAACGTTTTATCCGTAAAATTATTTCCAGCACATAGTGACACTTTCTTTGAACACAAATGTTACTTGGTTTCTTTGATGATTATTATAATTTTCACCCACCTCCACTCCCAATGGTGCCCCAGCCAGTGATCCAGGTGTCAACGCCGCTGAAGAAGGTGCTGCCTGAGGCCGCCAGGCAGACAGGTGAGATGTAGTTGCTGAAGGTTACCGATGAAGAGAGCTTTAGGAGGGAGATGTCATTGTCGAAAGTGTCGGAGTCGTAGCCAGGATGAATGATTATCTGAGTTACTGATCGAGACACTTCGTTGGGGTTTAATCCCTCCTGACTCTGACGACCCAGGTACACTGTAATTTGTGATGGGGAGCGTCTGAAATCATCAGTagagaaacaaaacacaacattttaAGCCCGAAACTGGTTTTCATCACATGGTGCTATCTTTCACATAAAACTTTGTTTAAAAAGTTCTCCAACTAGTAAGCTGCAAGTGCAGTCtgtgttgtctgtgttttgccATGAATATCTTGATTCCCAGACCGatcagcagaggtggacagagtactcgaccccagtacttgagtaagagtacaaatactactggtcaaaatttactccgttacaagtaaaagtagctcagtcaaaatattactcgagtaagagtagaaaagtacttgcttttaaaggtacttaagtatccaaaagtaaatgcttttaaatttactttaagtaaaagtaagagtaagagtaagattaaatttcttattttccacatcagtaaattactatattttttctaaattaatttaagttgtaaagtttaagttgtaaatgtctgtggtttgtctttgccctcgttttttattcggtcgaactcaaacattgagttaagatacggccaaggattttgtgaaagtccctgctccgagtccggctcattatcagactcagacgactcagcggattgtctttcttctcctgacgcaggcgtagccattgttgcggctctgtcttgacttgttgcagctctgtcttgacaaacgcaggctactttggcggtatcgttttgaggggcttgacgtatttctgctttacctacatcccagtggagagcgtgcactgtgataggtctcttcctttgacaaaaacagcttgtgtccaataggattttagggaagaagaaaaaagagcagacctgaaagtaacgagtacttttcagccttcctagaaatgtactcaagtaaaagtaaaaatatttgtcttggaaatctattcaagtaagagtaataagtaccaaagaaatctaatactcaagtaaagtacaaatcctctggatatgtacttaagtacagtactcaagtaaatttactccgttactgccCACCGCTGCCGATCAGCAGTAAAGCTCTAAGAGTGATCAGTCATCTCTAACCCTGTTACTCACCCATTGACACAGTGGGCGGCAGTCAGCACCCACTGGTTGTTGATGAGGCTCCCTCCACAGATGTGAGCGGAGGTGTGCAGACTGACCTGCCAGGGCCAGCTGCCTGCAGGAGCAGCCTGTCCTCCAACAATCCTGGTGTTGAGAGCTGGCTGACCACAATCTGAAGAGAAACAGAAATTGAAAACAGTCTTGATTTACCTGTCTGCCCATGGATTCACAGACTGCAAATACTAGTCACGAGGAAaccagattcttttttttaaacatttaactGATTTTATTTGCTTTCTGGGATTCTGcatttgtaaaaaaacaaacaaacaaacagtaaGTTTTAATCTGTGAACATAAAACCGAAGGAAAGAAGGTGAATAATTCCTCCTAAAAACTCAGACTTACCAGACAGCTGTGGTTTAGagtctgaaaaagagaaaataccaAACGTAAACAATAAATCCATGTTAAGAATTACAGGGGTGAATTAATCTTCTACAATGACATCAGaactttaatgaaaaaaaataactctt
This window of the Cololabis saira isolate AMF1-May2022 chromosome 21, fColSai1.1, whole genome shotgun sequence genome carries:
- the si:ch211-198p11.6 gene encoding keratin-associated protein 5-4, yielding MKVLAVWELAIPLPAVMLIVASLYMILLGTGLWIRHCLKDRCSSDCTDCCPRVSLCEQCYRLAETCNYRMPTIRSFLPNSCCSPSCANMDCSCACQPPACEDFSCFCLEIRIK
- the LOC133422232 gene encoding transmembrane protease serine 9-like, which produces MAWLRVIYVAAVLSLQIRDSKPQLSDCGQPALNTRIVGGQAAPAGSWPWQVSLHTSAHICGGSLINNQWVLTAAHCVNGRSPSQITVYLGRQSQEGLNPNEVSRSVTQIIIHPGYDSDTFDNDISLLKLSSSVTFSNYISPVCLAASGSTFFSGVDTWITGWGTIGSGVDLPSPKNLMEVEVPVVGNRQCKCSYGVNQITDNMMCAGLEEGGKDSCQGDSGGPLVSKQGSRWIQGGIVSFGIGCAQPNFPGVYARVSQYETWIKNQISSSQPGFISFTSNGTDSDLSVSCPGLPPISTTTASTTPSTASPTTTIPALVCGRAPQNSRISGGSSVAKAGVWPWMASLQKDGRHVCGGTLVAVDSVMSNANCFPSSPNASEWTVVLGRLRQNGSNPFEVSLNVTNITLSNMTGSNIALLKLSTQPTLSDYIQPICLDDGKTFPVGSVCWTAGWSSGQGGEEQVMQELQTSVLNCGNISTSESICTGLFALEEGDSGNPLMCKLDSAWFQAVVLSFASPSSRQKREDKVMVFEKLSQFQSFLTRSLGTFLSPTSSSNVTANNSTNTSSDSTTTTAATASGAHAPFSFFHCINLLILALCLHTFSEELIEHLT